From Haloarcula hispanica ATCC 33960, the proteins below share one genomic window:
- the argH gene encoding argininosuccinate lyase → MSDGEDHETADADHAATAGDADRSGETVVRRDRFAGGPARSFLSSLSDDERIFAADLAVDRAHVVMLAEQEIIDRETAGDVLAALADVEDAGHDALPDGEDVHEAIESAVIERVGPDGGKMHTARSRNDEVAACIRYRLREDVLDLVETVVGAREQLIDVARAERETVMPGYTHLQPAQPTTVAHWVLSYEQALQRDTARLLDAYERVNQNPLGSAAFAGTPFDVDRERTAELLGFEGVAENSMDASATRDFLVETTSAVATLATNLSGLSEDVVVMASKGHVTLDDDYASTSSIMPQKKNPDTLELVRGRTGDAVAGLNGLLTNLKGQPRAYNRDLQRAGRHAWDAIDSVTESVAVAAGAVATADWPAETLEAAATDGFATATGVADLLAMAGVPFRTAHEVVAEAAAGLGSEEDAPDYEALSAVAEDVLGEPLSAYVDRDALEDALDPAESVAMRDSRGGPAPDAVAEQVSVAEDALAADSEALTDRWQAVSQAADRRQTEVDRYV, encoded by the coding sequence ATGAGCGACGGCGAGGACCACGAGACGGCGGACGCGGACCACGCGGCCACAGCGGGCGACGCCGACCGAAGCGGCGAGACGGTCGTCCGCCGCGACCGCTTCGCGGGCGGGCCCGCCCGGTCGTTCCTCTCCTCGCTGTCCGACGACGAGCGCATCTTCGCGGCCGACTTGGCCGTCGACCGCGCCCACGTCGTGATGTTGGCCGAACAGGAGATCATCGACCGCGAGACGGCCGGCGACGTGCTGGCCGCGCTGGCGGACGTGGAGGACGCGGGCCATGACGCGCTACCCGACGGCGAGGACGTACACGAGGCGATAGAGAGCGCCGTCATCGAGCGCGTCGGCCCGGACGGCGGGAAGATGCACACTGCCCGTTCGCGCAACGACGAGGTGGCGGCCTGCATCCGCTACCGCCTGCGCGAAGACGTTCTGGACCTCGTCGAGACCGTCGTCGGTGCCCGCGAGCAACTCATCGACGTGGCTCGCGCCGAACGGGAGACGGTGATGCCCGGCTACACGCATCTCCAGCCTGCCCAGCCGACCACGGTCGCCCACTGGGTGCTGTCCTACGAGCAGGCGCTCCAGCGCGACACCGCGCGCCTGCTGGACGCCTACGAGCGCGTCAACCAGAACCCGCTCGGGTCGGCCGCGTTCGCCGGGACGCCCTTCGACGTGGACCGCGAGCGCACGGCCGAGTTGCTCGGGTTCGAGGGCGTCGCCGAGAATTCGATGGATGCCTCGGCGACGCGGGATTTCCTCGTCGAGACGACCAGCGCTGTCGCGACGCTGGCGACGAACCTGTCGGGGCTGTCCGAGGACGTGGTCGTGATGGCGAGCAAGGGCCACGTCACCCTCGACGACGACTACGCCTCGACCTCCTCGATCATGCCCCAGAAGAAGAACCCCGACACGCTGGAGCTGGTCCGCGGTCGGACGGGTGACGCCGTCGCCGGGCTGAACGGCCTGCTGACCAATCTGAAGGGCCAGCCCCGGGCGTACAACCGCGACCTGCAGCGCGCCGGTCGCCACGCTTGGGACGCCATCGACAGCGTCACCGAGAGCGTGGCAGTCGCCGCGGGCGCGGTCGCAACCGCTGACTGGCCTGCCGAGACGCTCGAAGCCGCAGCCACTGATGGCTTTGCGACGGCGACTGGCGTGGCGGACTTGCTGGCGATGGCCGGTGTGCCGTTCCGCACGGCCCACGAGGTCGTTGCCGAGGCCGCCGCCGGTCTGGGGTCCGAGGAAGACGCGCCCGACTACGAGGCACTGTCGGCCGTCGCCGAGGACGTGCTGGGCGAGCCTCTGTCAGCCTACGTCGACCGCGACGCGCTGGAGGACGCACTTGACCCAGCGGAAAGTGTCGCGATGCGGGACTCTCGCGGTGGCCCGGCCCCCGACGCCGTCGCCGAGCAGGTGTCGGTAGCCGAAGACGCACTCGCCGCCGACAGCGAGGCACTGACTGACCGCTGGCAAGCGGTTTCACAGGCGGCTGACCGCCGCCAGACGGAGGTGGACCGATATGTCTGA
- a CDS encoding helix-turn-helix transcriptional regulator — MGRSAGTLVVVFVAIALLVPTATGVGFGSLGQQSVDADVVVMTADVDPDGTADWTVAYRIRLDDDNATQAFEDLQADIQTNPAAYTDRFENRMQDTAGAAENTTGREMAIENVTVSAREETFGQTYGVITYRFQWTNFAGVSGDRIEIGDALSGLFLDSETSLTVRWPADYQADSVAPQADERENASVTWRGQQTFGENEPRVVVSPGDAADGEDESNGLLVGGLLALVGIAAAAYALRRYGVLGGGKPAEPPASMVDSDESEAEPAAVTDADAGAPPAELLSNEEQVLQLLESNGGRLKQQQVAGELDWTDAKTSQVIGGLRDEDKVETFRIGRENVVTLPDTDVTGGEGDGSDGADSGGETQ; from the coding sequence ATGGGCCGGAGCGCTGGAACGCTAGTAGTCGTATTCGTCGCGATAGCATTGCTTGTACCGACAGCGACCGGAGTCGGTTTCGGCAGCCTCGGCCAGCAGTCCGTCGACGCGGATGTGGTCGTGATGACTGCTGACGTGGACCCCGACGGGACCGCCGACTGGACAGTTGCCTACCGCATCCGATTAGACGACGACAACGCCACGCAGGCTTTCGAGGACCTGCAAGCGGATATCCAGACGAACCCTGCAGCGTACACGGACCGCTTCGAGAACCGGATGCAGGACACTGCCGGGGCAGCCGAAAACACGACCGGCCGCGAGATGGCCATCGAGAACGTCACCGTGAGCGCGCGCGAGGAGACGTTCGGCCAGACGTACGGCGTCATCACCTATCGGTTCCAGTGGACGAACTTCGCCGGCGTCTCCGGCGACCGCATCGAAATCGGCGACGCGCTCTCGGGGCTGTTTCTGGACAGCGAGACCTCGTTGACCGTGCGCTGGCCGGCGGACTATCAGGCTGACTCCGTCGCGCCACAGGCCGACGAACGGGAGAACGCCTCTGTCACCTGGCGCGGCCAGCAGACGTTCGGGGAAAACGAGCCGCGAGTGGTCGTCAGTCCGGGGGACGCCGCTGACGGGGAGGACGAATCGAACGGACTCCTCGTCGGCGGACTCCTCGCGCTGGTCGGTATCGCCGCCGCAGCGTATGCCCTTCGGCGGTACGGCGTGCTCGGCGGCGGTAAGCCGGCCGAACCGCCGGCGTCGATGGTCGACTCGGACGAGTCTGAAGCGGAGCCGGCCGCCGTGACGGACGCCGACGCTGGCGCACCACCGGCCGAACTCCTGAGCAACGAGGAGCAGGTCCTGCAACTGCTCGAATCCAACGGCGGGCGGCTCAAACAGCAGCAGGTGGCCGGCGAACTTGACTGGACCGACGCCAAGACGAGTCAGGTCATCGGGGGCCTGCGCGACGAAGACAAAGTCGAGACGTTCCGCATCGGCCGCGAGAACGTGGTGACGCTGCCGGACACCGACGTGACTGGTGGGGAGGGTGACGGGAGCGACGGAGCCGACAGCGGCGGCGAAACCCAGTGA
- a CDS encoding RimK family alpha-L-glutamate ligase: MKVGLLYSRIRRDEKLLLSELRERDHEIEKIDVRKQQFNIHEAPEAFEDLDLVVDRCLATSRSVYATKFAKAYGVPVVNGPEVADTCADKVNNSLALEAAGVPTPNTDVAFTKDAALESIEKFGYPCVLKPVVGSWGRLMAKIDSRSAAEAILEHKETLGHYEHKIFYVQEFVDKPGRDMRVLAVDGEPIAAMVRSSDHWLTNAAKGAETAEFELDDRALELVEKASDAVGGGLLGIDLMEVGVEEGGEADQREASGQASGDEPRAREFEDYTVHEVNHTVEFKALNEVTDVDVPAKVVDWLEQKAATETDAEVTA; encoded by the coding sequence ATGAAAGTCGGACTCCTCTACTCGCGCATCCGCCGGGACGAGAAGCTCCTGCTGTCGGAACTGCGCGAGCGCGACCACGAGATCGAGAAGATAGACGTTCGCAAACAGCAGTTCAACATCCATGAGGCCCCCGAGGCCTTCGAGGACCTGGACCTCGTCGTCGACCGCTGTCTGGCGACCAGCCGCAGCGTCTACGCGACGAAGTTCGCGAAGGCCTACGGCGTCCCCGTGGTCAACGGCCCCGAGGTCGCCGACACCTGCGCGGACAAGGTCAACAACAGCCTCGCGCTGGAGGCCGCGGGCGTGCCGACGCCGAACACCGACGTGGCGTTCACGAAGGACGCCGCGCTGGAATCCATCGAGAAGTTCGGCTACCCCTGCGTCCTCAAGCCGGTCGTCGGCTCCTGGGGTCGCCTGATGGCGAAGATCGACTCCCGCTCGGCCGCCGAGGCCATCCTCGAACACAAGGAGACGCTCGGCCACTACGAGCACAAGATCTTCTACGTCCAGGAGTTCGTCGACAAGCCCGGCCGCGACATGCGCGTGCTGGCCGTCGACGGCGAGCCCATCGCGGCGATGGTCCGCTCCTCGGACCACTGGCTCACCAACGCCGCCAAGGGCGCAGAGACCGCCGAGTTCGAACTGGACGACCGCGCACTGGAACTGGTCGAGAAGGCCTCCGACGCGGTCGGTGGCGGCCTGCTCGGTATCGACCTGATGGAGGTCGGTGTCGAAGAGGGAGGCGAGGCCGACCAGCGGGAGGCCTCGGGACAGGCGAGCGGCGACGAGCCGCGAGCGCGCGAGTTCGAGGACTACACGGTCCACGAGGTCAACCACACCGTCGAGTTCAAGGCCTTGAACGAGGTCACCGACGTGGACGTGCCCGCGAAGGTCGTCGACTGGCTCGAACAGAAAGCGGCGACCGAGACTGACGCCGAGGTGACAGCATGA
- a CDS encoding argininosuccinate synthase: MPEGNGTVALAFSGGLDTTVCVSLLKEEYGYDEVIGVTVDVGQPDYEFEEAEETAEALGVEQYVVDATEEFADLCMEAVKANADYQGYPLGTALARPVIAKAILSVAEEEGCSAVAHGCTGKGNDQLRFEAVWRDSDLDVIAPVRELGLTREWENEYAAEKGLPVEGGDGGRYSIDTNLWSRSIEGSELEDPSTIPSDDIYKWTDNPSDKDAELVEVAFEEGVPVAVDGEELDGVKLIEQLNEQAGAHGIGRTDMMEDRMLGLKVRENYEHPAATVLLTAHEALEGLVLTQEERQFKAQVDQEWSQKAYQGLVDAPLTGALEAFIDDTNERVTGTVTVKLEGGHCRPVSRESDYAVYSESAASFNEEDVSGGITQQDATGVAKYHGFQSRLANKILDDAKKGAAVTDGSGDQSDAATEDTEE; encoded by the coding sequence ATGCCAGAAGGAAACGGAACCGTCGCGCTCGCCTTCTCGGGCGGGCTCGACACGACAGTCTGCGTATCGCTGCTGAAAGAAGAGTACGGCTACGACGAGGTCATCGGCGTCACCGTTGACGTCGGCCAGCCCGACTACGAGTTCGAGGAGGCCGAGGAGACCGCCGAAGCGCTGGGTGTCGAACAATACGTCGTCGACGCCACCGAGGAGTTCGCTGACCTCTGTATGGAAGCCGTCAAGGCTAACGCCGACTATCAGGGCTACCCGCTCGGAACCGCCCTCGCGCGCCCGGTCATCGCCAAAGCCATTCTCTCAGTCGCCGAAGAGGAGGGCTGCTCGGCCGTCGCCCACGGCTGTACCGGCAAGGGCAACGACCAACTCCGCTTCGAGGCCGTCTGGCGCGACTCCGACCTCGATGTCATCGCACCGGTCCGTGAACTCGGACTGACCCGCGAATGGGAAAACGAGTACGCCGCCGAGAAGGGCCTGCCCGTCGAAGGTGGCGACGGCGGCCGCTACTCCATCGACACGAACCTCTGGAGTCGCTCCATCGAAGGCTCCGAACTCGAAGACCCGAGTACAATCCCGTCCGACGACATCTACAAGTGGACCGACAACCCCTCCGACAAGGACGCCGAACTAGTCGAGGTCGCGTTCGAGGAGGGCGTTCCCGTTGCCGTTGACGGCGAGGAACTTGACGGGGTCAAACTCATCGAGCAACTCAACGAGCAGGCGGGTGCCCACGGTATCGGTCGCACGGACATGATGGAGGACCGCATGCTCGGGCTGAAAGTCCGCGAGAACTACGAGCACCCCGCCGCGACGGTGCTGCTGACGGCCCACGAGGCGCTCGAAGGACTCGTCCTCACGCAGGAGGAGCGCCAGTTCAAGGCCCAGGTCGATCAGGAGTGGTCCCAGAAGGCCTACCAGGGCCTCGTCGACGCGCCGCTGACGGGGGCGCTCGAAGCGTTCATCGACGACACCAACGAGCGCGTCACCGGTACCGTCACGGTCAAACTCGAAGGCGGTCACTGCCGCCCGGTCTCCCGCGAGTCCGACTACGCCGTCTACAGCGAGTCGGCGGCCTCGTTCAACGAGGAGGACGTCTCCGGCGGGATCACCCAGCAAGACGCCACCGGCGTTGCGAAGTACCACGGCTTCCAGTCCCGCCTCGCGAACAAGATCCTCGACGACGCGAAGAAGGGCGCTGCCGTAACGGACGGCAGCGGCGACCAATCTGACGCCGCGACTGAGGACACGGAGGAGTAA
- the lysW gene encoding lysine biosynthesis protein LysW produces MAECIECGADVSLHDNLEVGEIVDCATCGAELEVVGADPVELDSAPELEEDWGE; encoded by the coding sequence ATGGCAGAATGCATCGAGTGCGGGGCGGACGTGTCCCTGCACGACAACCTCGAAGTCGGAGAGATCGTTGACTGTGCCACCTGCGGTGCCGAACTGGAAGTCGTTGGCGCCGACCCTGTCGAGCTCGACAGCGCACCCGAGCTCGAAGAGGACTGGGGTGAGTGA